The following coding sequences lie in one Sporomusaceae bacterium FL31 genomic window:
- a CDS encoding DeoR family transcriptional regulator yields MTVIFSAIMILGDNMKFNRLFEITTILLNKGSITAKELADRFGVSTRTIYRDIDTLSAAGVPVYMNKGSGGGISLLDHYAMSRTLITEEESESLLLAVKTLQATQYPEVDIVLEKMGALFKHAVNYDWVEVDFSPWGSMPNEKNKFNDIKRAMLQRQVIRFDYVNADGHKSSRLAEPEKLIFKGNAWYLVAYCQQRMEARTFRISRLKNLEITSETFVRKPKSSTDSGRDQEASAPDVQLRLRFQAKVLNRLYDYFDDSYIVKKDDDFFIIEIALPAGEWIYSYILSFGSAVEVLEPEHIRNTLVQRMKQALKFYEPREE; encoded by the coding sequence ATGACTGTCATATTTAGTGCTATAATGATACTGGGTGATAACATGAAATTTAACCGATTATTTGAAATTACAACGATATTGCTGAACAAAGGGTCGATCACGGCAAAAGAGCTGGCCGATCGTTTTGGCGTTTCTACAAGAACAATTTATCGGGATATTGATACCCTCTCTGCTGCTGGAGTCCCAGTATATATGAACAAAGGCAGTGGAGGCGGAATCTCTCTTCTAGATCACTATGCGATGAGTCGAACCCTGATCACAGAAGAGGAAAGTGAAAGCCTGCTGTTGGCAGTCAAAACCTTGCAGGCTACTCAATATCCAGAAGTGGATATTGTCCTTGAGAAGATGGGCGCATTATTCAAACATGCTGTCAACTATGACTGGGTAGAAGTCGATTTTTCACCTTGGGGCAGTATGCCTAATGAGAAGAATAAGTTTAACGATATTAAAAGAGCCATGCTGCAGCGCCAGGTCATACGTTTTGACTATGTGAATGCGGACGGGCATAAAAGCAGCCGCTTGGCTGAGCCAGAGAAACTTATCTTTAAAGGTAATGCGTGGTATTTAGTTGCCTATTGCCAGCAAAGAATGGAAGCAAGAACTTTCCGTATTTCCCGACTGAAAAATTTAGAGATTACGTCAGAAACATTTGTTCGAAAGCCGAAGTCCAGTACAGATTCAGGTCGTGATCAAGAAGCTTCTGCGCCTGATGTTCAGCTAAGACTTCGCTTTCAGGCTAAGGTGTTAAATCGACTTTATGATTATTTTGACGATTCCTATATTGTAAAGAAAGATGACGATTTTTTTATTATTGAAATCGCTCTTCCAGCGGGGGAGTGGATATACAGTTATATCTTGTCTTTTGGTAGTGCGGTCGAAGTATTAGAGCCGGAACATATTAGGAATACCCTTGTGCAACGTATGAAACAGGCTTTGAAGTTTTATGAACCTAGAGAAGAATGA
- a CDS encoding flavin reductase, with protein MKKSIGANTFALPTPVWVVGSYDESGAPNIMTAAWGGICCSVPPCVTVSLQKIRASYDYILKHKAFTVSIPSTKHIAEADYVGIFSGKKADKFAVSGLTAVRSELVDAPYVEEFPLILECRLIQTVDLGLHTQFIGEILDVKADEAVLGDNGLPALGKVDPFTFSPPERQYYSIGHSIGTAFSVGAKLGK; from the coding sequence ATGAAAAAATCAATTGGAGCCAATACTTTTGCCTTACCGACACCAGTCTGGGTAGTAGGAAGCTATGATGAAAGTGGAGCCCCCAACATTATGACTGCTGCCTGGGGCGGAATCTGCTGCTCCGTTCCTCCATGCGTAACCGTATCTTTGCAAAAAATCCGTGCTTCATATGACTACATTTTGAAGCATAAAGCGTTCACAGTCAGTATTCCTTCGACAAAACACATTGCTGAAGCCGATTATGTCGGCATCTTCAGTGGAAAAAAAGCTGACAAATTTGCTGTATCTGGCCTTACCGCAGTTCGCAGCGAACTGGTAGACGCACCGTATGTTGAAGAATTTCCGCTCATTTTGGAATGCCGATTAATTCAAACCGTCGATTTGGGATTGCATACTCAGTTTATTGGTGAAATCCTGGATGTAAAAGCCGATGAAGCTGTTTTGGGTGATAACGGCCTGCCAGCATTGGGCAAAGTAGATCCGTTTACCTTTAGCCCTCCGGAACGGCAGTATTACAGCATCGGGCACAGTATCGGCACTGCCTTTTCAGTTGGTGCGAAACTAGGAAAATAA
- the ycnE gene encoding putative monooxygenase YcnE has product MMMIVLVATMKAKSGKEAALETALKSVIPSVERESGTLQYILHRSQHDPGKFLFYEKYSDKAALDFHGSTLYLKELFDKLTDLLEETPAIDLYEEIARINK; this is encoded by the coding sequence ATGATGATGATCGTTTTAGTAGCAACCATGAAAGCAAAGTCTGGTAAAGAAGCGGCACTAGAGACTGCTTTAAAGTCAGTAATCCCCTCGGTAGAGCGTGAGTCAGGCACATTACAGTACATATTGCACCGTTCACAGCATGATCCAGGTAAGTTTCTATTTTATGAAAAATACAGTGATAAAGCTGCCTTGGATTTTCACGGTTCCACCCTCTACCTAAAAGAATTGTTTGACAAGCTGACTGATTTATTAGAGGAGACTCCAGCCATTGATCTATACGAGGAAATTGCGCGCATTAATAAATAA
- a CDS encoding GntR family transcriptional regulator: MFILDSKDTRPLHIKLYNQIKDQILSGKLASDAKLPSVRQLSAELSISRNTVEYAYEQLCTEGFIYSKSRSGYYVSLLEKEFIPRASQNLLTAIKQSVDAKRSQSLDFHPAGLSVDSFPNKIWRMLMTESLKEHPEHFTLYSDPQGELELRSVIQQYLERFRGVACHPEQIVIGYGLQDSLSVIAQLLRREHSVLAVEDPGHWIPRSVFQNYSYSINPVPVDSSGINLDDLMHTNSSVVYVTPSHQFPLGYVMPVEARLKLIHWADAVGGVIIEDDYDSELRYHGKPIPALQGLHPKGNIIYMGTFSKVLSPALRIGYMVLPYPYLSLYRKLFCNYAATASLIEQRTLAKFIGQGYWERHLRKMRTIYKKKHDVMTHAIDRHFGSRVNILGQGAGLHVVLELTDHLFNENELLERALEKNVRIFPISDTYSGSYPYPSRVMLGFGRLNADELEKGIELLSQAWQI, encoded by the coding sequence ATGTTTATTTTGGATAGCAAGGATACTCGGCCGTTACATATTAAACTCTATAACCAGATTAAAGATCAAATCTTATCTGGGAAACTGGCTTCAGATGCAAAGCTTCCATCTGTTAGGCAGCTGTCTGCAGAATTGTCCATAAGTCGCAACACAGTGGAGTATGCTTATGAGCAATTATGCACAGAGGGCTTTATATACAGTAAATCACGAAGCGGGTACTATGTATCATTACTCGAGAAAGAGTTTATTCCCCGTGCTTCCCAAAACCTGCTTACAGCCATTAAACAATCTGTTGATGCTAAAAGGTCTCAATCGCTTGATTTCCACCCTGCGGGTCTTTCTGTAGATAGTTTCCCCAATAAAATTTGGCGTATGCTCATGACCGAAAGTTTAAAGGAACATCCTGAACATTTTACTTTATATAGTGATCCTCAAGGAGAACTTGAATTGCGCTCTGTGATTCAGCAGTATTTAGAACGATTTCGCGGTGTTGCTTGTCACCCTGAACAAATTGTCATCGGCTATGGTCTTCAGGACAGCCTGTCAGTCATTGCTCAACTGTTGCGGCGGGAGCATTCAGTACTGGCAGTTGAAGATCCGGGTCACTGGATTCCTAGATCGGTTTTCCAGAATTATTCTTACTCTATCAATCCTGTTCCAGTTGATTCAAGCGGTATAAACTTGGATGATTTGATGCATACCAATAGTTCCGTTGTCTATGTTACTCCATCTCATCAGTTTCCGTTGGGCTATGTGATGCCTGTGGAAGCACGACTTAAGCTAATTCATTGGGCTGATGCTGTTGGGGGAGTTATTATTGAAGATGATTATGATAGTGAGCTAAGGTACCATGGGAAACCCATTCCCGCGTTACAAGGCTTGCATCCTAAAGGCAACATTATTTATATGGGGACTTTCTCTAAAGTTTTATCGCCTGCCTTGCGAATCGGTTATATGGTTCTGCCTTATCCATATCTGAGCCTGTATCGAAAACTATTTTGCAACTACGCTGCTACGGCTTCATTAATAGAGCAAAGGACACTAGCCAAATTTATCGGGCAAGGTTATTGGGAACGGCATCTTCGGAAAATGAGAACGATCTATAAAAAAAAGCACGATGTGATGACTCATGCCATTGATCGCCATTTCGGCAGCCGAGTCAATATTCTGGGACAAGGCGCAGGGCTGCATGTTGTTTTAGAGCTAACGGACCATTTGTTTAATGAGAATGAGCTTCTTGAGCGCGCCTTAGAGAAAAATGTTCGTATATTTCCCATTTCCGATACTTACTCAGGGAGTTATCCATATCCTTCTCGGGTCATGCTTGGCTTTGGCCGGCTGAATGCAGATGAATTGGAAAAAGGAATCGAGCTATTATCGCAAGCCTGGCAGATATAA